A window of Blastomonas sp. SL216 contains these coding sequences:
- a CDS encoding TonB-dependent receptor: MKLTNYLSIRAAALSATALSLAFAMPAHAQDAADEDQGGITEIVVTAQKVAENVQDVPIAITAITADRLETTGVTSLEGLTQLVPSVSFRKGTTSANSAIVMRGVGTITFSIAAEPSVSTVVDGVVLSRSGQAFMDLVDAERLEVLRGPQGTLFGKNASAGLVNIVSKGGTDTLQAEARLEAFDDDEYRLRGAISGPLAENLTGRITAFYGSYDGNITNINGGRRNTINGYEHYGARGILDYDGGGSRFRFIADYFEADDDCCADVTGVSRGAVLDAELGLPGGVARGVNQRFVNHNLVTRTLDKQWSLTASADFDVFTSHVLSVIAGYRNWENTEIREGDFLPRALVGTGELHDNGQVRTEQLSLEVRLASDQTKPFFYQVGGFIWGSDNEQDFTRRNITCATSTLPIDPITGGRPCNVNDRTNTLFPTATSFSAVESRNYAIFGQATYRLSDMFAVTGGLRYTWDDLSFVHTRAPGVNATTGLPATGPGVSGAPAGGTIASGGNGTNTSRGDSTNGNLSGRAVLQFTPSEDVMLYGSYTRGYKGPAFNVFFNHTAPTNAIPIDEETSDAFEIGIKSQFLDNRVQLNASAFTVTYDGFQANNFVLLNGAVVSNLTNAGSVKSEGFEVDLLAVPVDGWTLRASGAYADATVKRFNPNPATNAPDARNGTQLPLAPKFTWTIGTSYERDLGGFKMYLDTDFRHVSRQFSDLGEQGPIAAYGIWNGSIGFSDPEDNYRISFLARNITDKAYALLNVTAGQRLQIPRDADRYFGISLRARLR; this comes from the coding sequence ATGAAGCTCACCAATTATCTGTCCATCCGTGCCGCCGCGCTGTCTGCCACCGCGCTTTCGCTCGCCTTTGCCATGCCCGCTCATGCGCAGGATGCAGCCGATGAAGACCAGGGCGGCATCACCGAAATCGTCGTGACCGCGCAGAAGGTTGCCGAGAACGTCCAGGACGTTCCCATCGCGATAACCGCGATCACCGCAGACCGTCTGGAAACCACCGGCGTCACCAGCCTCGAAGGGCTGACCCAACTTGTTCCTTCGGTCAGCTTCCGCAAGGGCACGACCAGCGCCAACAGCGCCATCGTGATGCGCGGCGTTGGCACCATCACCTTCTCGATCGCGGCAGAGCCCAGCGTTTCGACCGTGGTCGACGGCGTCGTGCTGAGCCGTTCGGGCCAGGCGTTCATGGACCTGGTCGATGCCGAGCGCCTTGAAGTGCTGCGCGGCCCGCAGGGCACGCTGTTCGGCAAGAACGCATCGGCCGGTCTGGTCAATATCGTGTCCAAGGGCGGCACCGATACGCTGCAGGCCGAAGCGCGCCTCGAAGCGTTCGACGACGATGAATACCGTCTGCGCGGCGCGATTTCCGGTCCGCTCGCCGAGAACCTGACCGGTCGCATCACCGCGTTCTACGGCAGCTATGACGGCAACATCACCAATATCAACGGCGGCCGTCGCAATACCATCAACGGTTACGAGCATTACGGCGCGCGCGGTATCCTAGATTATGATGGTGGCGGCTCGCGCTTCCGCTTCATTGCCGATTATTTCGAGGCCGACGACGATTGCTGCGCCGACGTAACCGGCGTCAGCCGTGGCGCGGTGCTCGATGCCGAACTCGGCCTGCCCGGCGGCGTGGCGCGCGGTGTCAACCAGCGCTTCGTCAATCACAACCTCGTCACCCGCACGCTCGACAAGCAGTGGAGCCTGACCGCGTCGGCCGATTTCGACGTGTTCACCAGCCATGTGCTGAGCGTGATCGCGGGCTATCGCAACTGGGAAAACACCGAAATCCGCGAAGGCGACTTCCTGCCGCGCGCGCTTGTCGGCACTGGCGAACTGCACGACAATGGCCAGGTCCGCACCGAGCAGCTCTCGCTCGAAGTGCGTCTCGCCTCGGACCAGACCAAGCCCTTCTTCTATCAGGTCGGCGGCTTCATCTGGGGTTCGGACAACGAGCAGGACTTCACCCGCCGCAACATCACCTGCGCGACCTCGACGCTGCCGATCGATCCGATCACCGGCGGACGTCCGTGCAACGTCAACGATCGCACCAACACGCTGTTCCCGACCGCGACCTCGTTCAGCGCCGTGGAATCGCGCAACTATGCGATTTTCGGCCAGGCGACCTATCGCCTGAGCGACATGTTCGCGGTGACGGGCGGCCTGCGCTACACCTGGGATGACCTGAGCTTCGTCCACACCCGCGCGCCGGGCGTGAACGCGACCACCGGCCTGCCGGCGACCGGTCCCGGCGTCTCGGGCGCGCCTGCTGGAGGCACGATCGCTTCGGGCGGCAATGGCACCAACACCTCGCGCGGTGACAGCACCAACGGCAACCTTTCGGGCCGCGCCGTGCTGCAGTTCACGCCCAGCGAAGACGTGATGCTCTATGGCAGCTATACCCGCGGCTACAAGGGCCCGGCGTTCAACGTGTTCTTCAACCACACCGCGCCGACCAATGCGATTCCGATCGACGAGGAAACCTCCGACGCGTTCGAAATCGGCATCAAGTCGCAGTTCCTCGACAACCGCGTGCAGCTGAACGCCTCGGCCTTCACCGTCACCTATGACGGCTTCCAGGCGAACAACTTCGTGCTGCTGAATGGCGCGGTTGTCTCGAACCTGACCAATGCCGGATCGGTGAAGAGCGAAGGCTTTGAAGTCGATCTGCTTGCCGTACCGGTCGATGGCTGGACGCTGCGCGCGAGCGGGGCCTATGCAGACGCCACCGTCAAGCGGTTCAACCCCAACCCCGCCACCAACGCACCCGATGCCCGCAACGGCACCCAGCTGCCGCTGGCGCCGAAGTTCACCTGGACCATCGGAACCAGCTACGAGCGCGATCTGGGCGGCTTCAAGATGTATCTCGACACCGATTTCCGCCATGTCAGCCGCCAGTTCTCCGATCTCGGCGAACAGGGCCCGATCGCGGCCTATGGCATCTGGAACGGCTCGATCGGTTTTTCGGACCCCGAAGACAATTACCGCATCAGCTTCCTGGCGCGCAACATCACCGACAAGGCCTACGCCCTGCTCAACGTGACTGCCGGCCAACGCCTGCAGATCCCGCGCGACGCGGACCGCTATTTCGGCATCAGCCTGCGCGCACGCCTGCGCTGA